A region of Lycium barbarum isolate Lr01 chromosome 1, ASM1917538v2, whole genome shotgun sequence DNA encodes the following proteins:
- the LOC132635159 gene encoding ribose-phosphate pyrophosphokinase 1, translating to MASIGLPGSLIALSKSRYAASNSIIRCNVAEPLKYSKENGRAYMPIQINGDTSFTNELRRFAVPQPQNDTRLRIFSGTANPALSQEIACYMGLELGKIMIKRFADGEIYVQLQESVRGCDVYLVQPTCPPANENLMELLIMIDACRRASAKNITAVIPYFGYARADRKTQGRESIAAKLVANLITEAGADRVLACDLHSGQSMGYFDIPVDHVHGLPVILDYLASKTICSEDLVVVSPDVGGVARARAFAKKLSDAPLAIVDKRRHGHNVAEVMNLIGDVRGKVAVMVDDMIDTAGTIAKGAALLHQEGAREVYACTTHAVFSPPAIERLSSGLFQEVIITNTIPVAEQNYFPQLTILSVANLLGETIWRVHDDCAGGFEPYSSLGID from the exons ATGGCATCTATAGGTTTACCTGGAAGCTTAATAGCTCTCAGCAAAAGTAGATATGCTGCTTCAAACTCCATTATA AGGTGTAATGTGGCGGAACCACTAAAGTATAGTAAAGAGAATGGGAGAGCATACATGCCCATCCAGATTAATGGTGACACTTCATTTACGAATGAGTTAAGAAGATTTGCAGTTCCACAACCTCAAAATGACACCAGACTCCGTATTTTCTCTGGCACTGCCAATCCTGCACTTTCTCAG GAAATTGCTTGCTACATGGGTTTGGAACTTGGAAAGATAATGATAAAACGTTTTGCTGATGGCGAGATTTATGTTCAGTTACAAGAGAGCGTTAGGGGTTGTGATGTATATCTTGTTCAACCCACCTGTCCTCCTGCTAATGAAAATCTGATGGAACTCTTGATAATGATTGATGCTTGTCGTAGGGCCTCAGCCAAAAATATCACTGCAGTGATTCCTTACTTTGGGTATGCCCGTGCTGATCGTAAG ACGCAAGGTCGTGAATCAATTGCAGCCAAACTTGTAGCAAATCTGATAACGGAAGCTGGTGCAGATCGAGTTCTTGCTTGTGATCTCCATTCTGGCCAGTCAATGGGCTATTTTGACATTCCAGTGGATCATGTACATGGCCTG CCTGTCATACTTGATTACCTTGCAAGCAAGACTATCTGCTCTGAAGATCTAGTTGTGGTATCTCCGGATGTTGGCGGGGTTGCAAGGGCAAGAGCTTTTGCCAAAAAGTTATCAGATGCACCCCTAGCTATCGTGGATAAAAGGCGTCATGGGCACAATGTTGCTGAG GTAATGAATTTGATTGGTGATGTCAGGGGAAAAGTGGCAGTCATGGTTGATGACATGATTGATACAGCTG GTACTATTGCAAAAGGAGCTGCTCTTTTGCATCAAGAAGGAGCCAGGGAAGTTTATGCATGCACCACTCACGCCGTTTTCAG CCCTCCTGCAATAGAGAGGTTGTCGAGCGGACTGTTTCAGGAGGTAATCATCACAAATACCATCCCGGTTGCAGAGCAGAACTATTTTCCCCAGTTGACCATCTTGTCTGTGGCAAACCTCTTGGGTGAAACCATTTGGCGTGTCCACGATGACTGTGCA GGCGGCTTTGAGCCTTACTCCAGCTTGGGCATTGATTAG